The Scophthalmus maximus strain ysfricsl-2021 chromosome 7, ASM2237912v1, whole genome shotgun sequence genome includes a window with the following:
- the nfat5a gene encoding nuclear factor of activated T-cells 5a isoform X3, protein MGVPSSGPSTSSSDHLKAHHLQSTGGEGAGVSEMQGMEGAVSGPSRGNSGANTAAGDIGSGVLSGLGVQQPQNTPSKRRPVLSISPPPEDLFDDSQMSCQEEPTVSGPPGPDSEHSSSMWADDSVSNFSLISSISYNDNTEVPRKSRKRTPRQRPGPKPAPPEDSMDVFDADSAKAPHFVLSQLGTDKTSAIASTLESGTAVKGGSLSTQFPQRSDGKDLKILVQPETQHRARYLTEGSRGSVKDRTQQGFPTVKLEGVNEPVVLQVFVANDAGRVKPHGFYQACRVTGRNTTACKEVDIEGTTVIEIPLEPSNDMALAVDCVGILKLRNADVEARIGVAGSKKKSTRARLAFRVNIPQPDGSTLTLQVPSSPILCTQPAGVPEILKKSLHSCSVRGGEEVFIIGKNFLKGTKVIFQENIADENSWQAEAKIDMDLFHQNHLIVTVPPFHNQSITSPMSVGVFVMTNAGRSHDAQPFTYTPDSADNSNVLTVKTEDPSLVKTCIFDGQMKSMSSERTERSGQTSKRQEDTPMEVSSNPPPTDVFKPSPDPLVSVQQTLELSSSPHPGGESFQSPMPLQPEDVELAQAPPVFPSLETLSTIQKQDIAPTTSFPVSGDTTIPPVTPDVPQQFLRDPQDNLPPDNSNNSGGVVVVAMPQLSTPSQPQPQQSQVPLFPQEGVAQLERAVRELQAGGNTTLQQVFEAAVAHQQLNSVLYSPTPSADSLQQHVQENMNSLRLGTADNSLSTQQQIQIQQQQQMQQQQQQQQQQMQQQQQQMQQQQQQQMQQQQQQQQQQQIQQQFQQHQQLQQQQLLGNLQHQQQHQHLQQQQQVLGNMQIQQQLILQPQDQQQLQQQQLMENIQQQQQLQQNQQQQVLNNIQLQDQQQQNQILNNLQQHQLQQQQQQQQNQALSNLQQQQQQLQEQQVLENLQQHLQAELLQPQIHSTPQVQQPVSLLQQPGELLTIQTSFATQPPSHTSPPQQLFQSPRPLAETQGSQQQVQAALLQNTLTVLTTGSLNSEQQSTGSALYLSPNPPQQQQQQQLAFISSMETSTSQPQSVAMFHNQPQAQLSQMQQQSTPMEQQQSAQQNQQQPPQLPMGQQGSLFQSIPNHSQANPVPQNQLSQPQQTGLLLCTTDLNPQAIPPTILFSTQTQGPSPIGSISVGIPQPDPAEPMSFQDQSSSGSNSTSNENRQQSLFQEQQPMQLGPSSSSVQSSQPVELFLPQTSLSSLQSTIVSQELSNQAPAPGTTIFVVQGSVGVVASPGQQPPEQLFQTTVGGNVAPQGQANLFVFGIQNDSPQLLNSSGASLPAQSQPQNSSHMQPLLDQPMVQAAASMPAAMHGSLQNTLQAQMQSSSENAMQTSLQNAMQTNTQTALQSSLQSTIETSLPTPMQTNLQTQMQSSLQNQMQASLSVSSSMDKIEDLLESLQK, encoded by the exons ATGGGAGTCCCATCCAGTGGcccctctacctcctcctcagACCATCTCAAGGCCCATCATCTCCAGTCCACTGGAGGGGAAGGAGCTGGTGTTTCAGAGATGCAAGGTATGGAGGGAGCTGTATCTGGCCCCAGCAGAGGCAATAGCGGAGCAAACACCGCCGCAGGAGACATAGGGTCAGGAGTGTTGTCAGGGCTAGGAGTCCAGCAGCCTCAGAACACCCCATCAAAACGGAGGCCCGTGTTGAGCATATCCCCACCACCTGAGGATCTGTTTGACGACAGCCAGATGTCATGTCAAGAGGAGCCTACAGTATCTGGTCCACCAGGTCCAGACTCAGAACATAGCAGCAGCATGTGGGCTGATGACTCAGTCTCCAACTTCAGCTTGATCAGCTCCATCTCCTACAACGACAACACAGAGGTGCCACGCAAATCTAGAAAACGAACCCCTCGCCAGCGGCCTGGCCCAAAGCCTGCTCCTCCAGAGGACAGCATGGATGTGTTTGATGCTGACAGCGCCAAGGCCCCTCACTTTGTCCTATCCCAGCTGGGCACAGACAAGACCAGTGCCATAGCCAG CACTCTTGAGTCAGGAACTGCAGTGAAGGGTGGATCACTGTCTACTCAGTTCCCCCAAAGGAGTGATGGGAAGGACCTGAAGATCCTGGTGCAGCCAGAGACCCAGCACAGAGCTCGCTATCTGACCGAGGGCAGCAGAGGTTCTGTCAAAGACCGCACACAGCAAGGATTTCCCACTGTCAAG TTGGAAGGTGTGAATGAGCCAGTTGTGCTGCAGGTGTTTGTAGCGAATGATGCAGGCAGAGTGAAGCCTCATGGATTCTACCAGGCTTGCAGAGTGACTGGACGCAACACCACTGCCTGCAAGGAGGTGGACATAGAGGGAACTACTGTTATTGAGATCCCTCTGGAGCCTAGCAATGACATGGCACTTGC GGTTGACTGTGTAGGAATTTTGAAGCTGCGTAATGCAGATGTGGAGGCCCGTATTGGCGTGGCAGGATCTAAGAAAAAGAGCACCCGTGCCAGGCTGGCTTTCAGAGTCAACATCCCCCAACCTGATGGATCTACCCTCACTCTACAGGTCCCTTCATCCCCGATCCTCTGCA CCCAGCCAGCTGGAGTGCCAGAGATCCTGAAGAAGAGTCTTCACAGCTGCtcagtgagaggaggagaggaagtttTTATTATTGGGAAGAACTTCCTCAAAGGAACCAAAGTTATTTTTCAGGAGAACATTGCAG ATGAAAATTCCTGGCAAGCTGAGGCAAAGATTGACATGGACCTTTTCCATCAG AACCATTTGATAGTGACAGTTCCTCCGTTCCACAACCAATCAATCACATCTCCCATGTCCGTGGGAGTCTTTGTGATGACCAATGCGGGTAGATCACATGACGCCCAGCCCTTTACCTACACTCCAGACTCAG CTGATAACTCAAATGTCCTGACTGTAAAAACAGAGGACCCCTCCCTGGTCAAGACGTGTATTTTTGATGGCCAGATGAAATCTATGTCCTCTGAGCGAACTGAACGCTCTGGTCAGACTTCCAAACGGCAAGAGGACACACCAATGGAAGTGTCTAGCAATCCACCACCGACAGATGTCTTCAAG CCATCCCCTGACCCTCTTGTCTCAGTGCAGCAGACCCTGGAGCTCAGCTCCAGTCCTCATCCGGGAGGAGAGTCCTTTCAGAGCCCAATGCCCCTACAACCTGAAGATGTGGAGCTTGCCCAGGCACCCCCTGTTTTCCCGAGCCTAGAGACTCTTAGCACCATACAGAAGCAAGACATTGCCCCCACAACCTCCTTCCCAGTGTCAGGAGACACTACAATCCCCCCTGTGACACCAGACGTCCCTCAGCAATTCCTTAGAGACCCTCAGGATAACCTGCCTCCTGATAATTCCAACAATAGTGGGGGGGTTGTAGTTGTGGCCATGCCTCAGTTATCAACTCCATCTCAGCCCCAGCCACAACAGTCACAGGTTCCTTTGTTCCCACAGGAAGGGGTTGCGCAGCTGGAGAGGGCAGTAAGGGAGCTACAGGCTGGAGGTAACACCACGCTCCAGCAGGTATTTGAGGCAGCTGTAGCCCATCAGCAACTAAACTCAGTGCTTTACAGCCCCACACCATCTGCAGACTCTCTTCAGCAGCACGTCCAAGAAAACATGAACAGCCTTAGATTGGGAACTGCGGATAATTCACTGTCTACACAGCAGCAGATACAGatacagcagcaacagcaaatgcaacaacaacaacagcagcagcaacagcaaatgcagcaacagcaacaacaaatgcagcagcagcagcaacagcaaatgcaacagcagcagcagcagcagcagcaacaacaaatacagcaacagtttcaacagcatcaacaactgcagcagcaacagctgcttggtaaccttcagcatcaacaacaacatcaacatctacagcagcaacagcaagtCCTTGGCAACATGCAGATCCAACAGCAACTAATATTACAGCCACAAGACCAACagcaactgcagcagcagcaactcaTGGAGAATatccaacagcagcaacagttgCAACAGAATCAGCAACAGCAAGTCCTTAACAACATCCAACTTCAGgatcagcaacaacaaaatcaaatacTTAACAATTTACAACAACATcagctgcaacagcagcagcaacaacagcaaaaccaAGCGTTGAGCAACctacaacagcagcaacaacaactgcaggagcagcaggtcTTGGAGAATTTGCAGCAGCACCTCCAGGCTGAATTGCTTCAGCCCCAGATCCACTCCACCCCCCAAGTACAGCAGCCAGTGTCCCTCCTTCAACAACCTGGAGAGCTGCTCACCATTCAGACCAGCTTCGCGACACAGCCTCCGTCCCACACATCCCCACCACAACAGCTCTTTCAATCACCCAGGCCCCTTGCTGAGACCCAGGGCTCCCAACAGCAGGTCCAGGCTGCCCTTCTCCAGAATACACTGACTGTTCTGACCACTGGCAGTCTCAACTCAGAGCAGCAGTCGACTGGGTCAGCCCTTTACCTTTCCCCCAACCCTccccaacaacagcaacagcagcagctggcatTCATCTCATCCATGGAGACATCTACTAGCCAGCCCCAGTCTGTTGCAATGTTTCACAACCAACCCCAAGCTCAGCTTTCCCAAATGCAGCAACAGAGCACCCctatggagcagcagcagtctgcacAACAGAACCAACAACAGCCACCACAGCTTCCAATGGGCCAGCAGGGCTCCTTGTTCCAAAGTATTCCAAACCACTCACAGGCTAACCCTGTCCCCCAGAACCAACTCTCCCAACCCCAGCAGACGGGTTTGCTCCTCTGCACGACAGATCTTAACCCGCAGGCTATTCCCCCAACTATTCTCTTCAGCACCCAGACCCAAGGCCCTTCCCCTATAGGGAGCATTAGCGTTGGAATCCCTCAGCCAGACCCAGCAGAGCCAATGTCCTTCCAAGACCAGAGCTCCTCAGGCAGCAACTCCACTTCCAACGAGAACCGACAGCAGAGTCTGTTCCAGGAGCAGCAGCCAATGCAATTGGGACCAAGCTCCAGCAGTGTCCAAAGCAGTCAACCTGTGGAGCTGTTCCTTCCACAGACATCTCTGTCTAGCCTGCAGAGCACAATTGTCTCACAGGAGCTGAGCAACCAGGCCCCAGCCCCTGGTACAACCATCTTTGTGGTTCAAGGTAGTGTGGGTGTCGTTGCCAGCCCTGGCCAACAGCCCCCAGAGCAGCTTTTCCAAACAACCGTGGGGGGGAATGTGGCTCCACAAGGACAAGccaacctgtttgtgtttggtatCCAGAATG aCTCGCCGCAGTTGCTCAATTCCTCCGGAGCCTCCTTGCCAGCTCAAAGCCAGCCCCAGAACTCCAGTCACATGCAGCCTCTGCTGGACCAGCCCATGGTCCAAGCTGCCGCCTCAATGCCAGCTGCCATGCACGGCAGCCTACAAAACACTCTCCAGGCTCAAATGCAGTCCAGCTCAGAGAACGCCATGCAGACCAGCCTACAAAATGcaatgcagacaaacacacaaactgcccTGCAGTCCAGCTTACAGTCAACCATAGAAACAAGCCTGCCAACTCCAATGCAGACCAATCTACAGACACAGATGCAGAGCAGCTTACAGAATCAAATGCAGGCCTCATTATCTGTATCGTCCAGCATGGATAAAATTGAAGACCTACTGGAAAGCCTACAGAAGTAG